AAGCTAAGCTGAACAGCATGGcttggggggtgaggtggggagacaCCAAAGACAGTAAGAGGCCCACGGTTTGAAGGCACTACAGACAACCACACACAGCACACGTGTGCTCCCTACCCTCTGTGAGAGCATCGTCTCTGCCCGCGCAGGCTGCACTGACAAAAGCCGTCCGAGGAGCGGCTGAGGAACAATGGAAAGGCATCTCTCCCAGTTCCCGGGCCTGGGGGCCGTCCAAGACCAGGGCAGCAGCCTGTTCTGGCCAGACTGAGGATCTGCTTCCTGGTTCCACTTGATGCAGGAGGACACGGACTCCGAGGCCAGAACTCTGATGTCCAGACCCAGTGCACTGGTTTCCTCACCACCTGTCCAAGTCCTGGGTCAGATGTcccttccagaaagccttccctgaaaAACCCAGGCCGTTACTTTCACTTACCATTCGGAGGAATCTGTAGCCCCGCATGACCCAAAGCACAGCGCCTGAAACACCAGACAGGTCACACAGGGCCTCACTCCCATTTCTCATTTGGGAGGTCTGAGACGGGGTCCAGACTATGTGCCAGTTCCCAGTGGTGCTGAGGCTGCTGGTCAGGACTTCACAGTTGGGAACCACCGGTTCAGGAACTGGCAAGATCTTCACCCACACCCGAGGCTCAACCAGTGAGGCcaaatcttaattttcttaagcAAAGACTCTCTGAAGGTTTAGTCCCATGTTTTCCAGATGTTCAAGGATCCTTAACTAGGAACAGGGCAGACGGCTGGTGTTGATCTGTGCAGCCCACACCTGCCCAAGTGGCTTCACCCCTTTCGAGCATTGTCCCACTTAAGACCTGTAAGTGGGGAAGCCTGTTTGCCGAGACACCTTATGACTGTCCTCCTCCGATGTGAAAAAAGCAACTGGTCACTTGAAACACCCCTACCCAGAGTAACTTTTGTCCTATCTAATAGACATACGTTATGATTTCTCCTTATAAATCAGTTAcaccaaataaaatcttaagaaacatCTGTTCCTTACAAGttgactttcttttaaagaagaaaatgtcccCCTTTATAAATCCAAATTCACAGAAGAAACCCTGCCCTAAAACTACCAATTTGTCATTCAGTCCCAACTTTTATCCAAGAAGCCCCCACATGGCCATCAAGAAACAGAGATGGATGTATCTGGGGTATCCCAAACATTCCGTAAAAGCTTCAGTGCATACTTCTGTATCAGGCACGCTCACACGAAAATCCAGACATTCTGCTTCTTTCGAAAAATGTAGACTGCAGCCCAGCCAGGGTCTTATTTTCAGAAACTCACTCATTTTGTTGGTCGCTCTTCCTTGACTGTTGGCAACAGCTGGACCTGCTTCTCCAGGGGCAGGCACTTCCCAGCTCACGGCAGATCACACCACCCACACGGTGACCACACACGACATCACACCCCAGCCTGTATCTGCCTGTCCCCGGACATTTGCATGTCTATTTTTACAGAACCATAGGAGTTTATAAACTTGCAGTATACAGAAAAAGAACCTCAGCCGTCttagataaaatgtttaaaggatGTGATGAGAGCTGCCCTGTGTTCTCTGCTGCTTCAAGGCACCTCTCCTTGCAACCTCAGCTGCTGAGCTGACCTCCTGGGCAGCTGGGGTCCTGAGTCCCAGACAGACAGATGCAGCGACCACAGTCACAGGATGCCTTGATAGGAGCTGCGAGAGTATAGGAAGGGAGAGAATGTTAAGGGAAAAGGGCGAGCGGCTGGAGGGATGAGGAAACGGGGAGAGGCTGACGGTAGGAGTGGTTGGGGCGGGGAGACCTACCCACGCTTCCTGCACCAGACGACTAAGCATCCAACGCATCCACTCATCAGGAGGGACCCCAGGACGGCCACCGGGATGAGCCACGTGGAGGAGAGGCTCCCCTCTGCGTGCAGAACACGGGCTGTCAGCCCAGGACCCTCCCTAGTCCCAGCCATGGTCTAAGCCTATGGGAGGGTGCCACGGGTGCCTCTCACTGCCTCCCGCAGGTGGAGTGTCCACTCCCATTCCTCGGCGGTCTCGAGGCCCCCTCTTGTCTCAGGGCTTGGGGGCCGGGGCCCCTTCACTTCCGCACACAGTGGTTTAGCACAGGAAGGACAACCAGGTAGCCACGGGGACCTGAGCCTGGACCCagctcctcccctctccaccaCCCATGAGACCGAGAGCGCTGAGCCTGACCTCGCTCCGTCTCCACGTCTTCGACAGTAAAAGGAGGAGGATGGCGCCTGTCCCAGAGGAGCCGGGGACAAGAGGACGCCATGCTGGGCAGTCAAGAAGCACTTAGGACCCGGCAACTGCCTTgctcccccggcccccagcctcaGCCTTTCCACAATCCATGGTGACCTCTCTGGGGACTATTTATTTACCAGCAGCTTCCAGACCTGTGAACtgttgggtttattttttctcatatatgGGTCGTTTATCTCAGCCTGAGTTCAGACTTCATCCCCTCCTTCCAGGATCTGAAACTCCCTCTTCTAACCCTCttgggttggggggggaggggtcatTTTGGAAACTTTTCTATCCTGTGTGTGTCCAAACCCACCCCATGGCCAGTGCCTCCCTCTATGCTTGAGGACCACGTCCGCCATGGCCAGACAGGCCCCAGCTCTTTCTCACCCCAGTGGAGGACGATGTCCTGGCCTCCCAGACTGCTGTGTCTCACGCGGCAGGACAGACCGGCCGCCTCCCGGGCCGCCACGTCCAGGGTCACTCGGAGATACCACGTCCCGTCCGCGTGGGGCAGGACGTCGCCTCGCCGGGtgccctgctgctcctgctcacCCCGCATCCACATCACCCACACGGGCTTCGGGTGGAAGCCGGAGACGTGACACACCAGCAGCAGACGGCCGGGACCGGGAGGGCGGCCGGCGGACAGCCAGGCCTCCGGCTTCACTGTGTCCGATAAGGAAGTGGGGGGTGTCAAGGCCGGAACTCTGCAGCCCACATCTCCCCCTCTGGAGGTGGAGCCCGTGACTGTCCATTCGCGTTGGCCTCTGcaggaaagccttccctgacGCCCGCCCCATCCCAGGCTCCCGTGAGTGCATCTGCTTGGCCCCTGGAGCGCCCTGTGTTCTGTAAGGGTTTCAAACATGCCTGTAGCTGAGCCTCTGCGTTCCCATCCTCCCCTCAGCAGAGACCCTGTTTGACCCAGTGTTTATTTAATTCAGTTCATGGAACCCAGTCGGTGCTCAGTTAATGTCTGTGGGATGACCCTCAGTCCTCGCCCATGCCTTCCTCAGCAGTTCTGGCCCCAGGATGATCCAAGGGCTGTGAAGTCTAACGGGGAGAACCAGCCAGAGCGCAGGAGTGGAGGGCAGGGGTGAGAGAGGCGGGCTCACCTTGCTTCTCCAGCTCCGACTTCCCTGCCTCCAGGAGGCCTCTGAGGAACTGCGGGCAGGTGTCGTTTAATAACCACTGCAGGGTCTTTCTGGTCCCCTGGTCCTGATTGAGCTCTTTGGTGGCCCTGCCTGCCCAAGAGGGGGCATCGCGGGCTGGCACCCAATGAGTTCCTTGGAAACTCATGATCTCTTTTCCTTGAAATGCCGTGTGGAAGAAGCTTTCCGAGGTGTTGCCGGGGCACAGCTCGCAGCCGGCAGACACCTGCATCTCAAAGGGATCTGAGAAGGGGACAAGCCAAAGACCAAAGAAGGGCCGAGCGGATTAGAAGGGGCCGAGGAGGAAAAATGCGTGTCAGCGCTCTCCTGGGGACGCCGAGTCCCGGGAAAGGAGTGGGGGGGCCAGCGGCAGGAGGAACGGGGGCAGTGCGCggggtcaggggtggggagcGCCCCGGGCAGAAGCGGGGATCCGGAGACGCGCGCGCGAGCTGGGCGTCTCGGAAGGGGAGGCAGAGCGCCCGCCGGCCCCGGGTCCCACCCCCGGCTCACAGTCCAGCCGCAGCATCTTGACGAATTCTCGCACGTCCCTGGTGAAGCTCCGGCGGTACACCCGAAGTATCTGCTGCAGCCGCTCCCACTGCGGCTCGCTGAACCCGCTCCGCGCCCAGGGCCTGAGGAAGCGGATGGCGTCCGAGCCGTCGGCCCAGCTGTAGGCCTGCAGCTCCCCGAGCCGCCCCAGGCCGTCGGTGCGCGCCCAGCTGCGGTTGGCGAACACCGACACCTGCAGGCACTGCAGCCGGCCGCGCGCCAGCGGGGCGCACAGCTCGCCCGAGGCCAGCGGCAGCGACCAAAGCAACAGCAGCCACGAGCCACACGGGCTC
The window above is part of the Mustela erminea isolate mMusErm1 chromosome 17, mMusErm1.Pri, whole genome shotgun sequence genome. Proteins encoded here:
- the LOC116575711 gene encoding T-cell surface glycoprotein CD1c-like isoform X5, which codes for MLRLDYPFEMQVSAGCELCPGNTSESFFHTAFQGKEIMSFQGTHWVPARDAPSWAGRATKELNQDQGTRKTLQWLLNDTCPQFLRGLLEAGKSELEKQEHRALQGPSRCTHGSLGWGGRQGRLSCRGQREWTVTGSTSRGGDVGCRVPALTPPTSLSDTVKPEAWLSAGRPPGPGRLLLVCHVSGFHPKPVWVMWMRGEQEQQGTRRGDVLPHADGTWYLRVTLDVAAREAAGLSCRVRHSSLGGQDIVLHWEGSLSSTWLIPVAVLGSLLMSGCVGCLVVWCRKRGSYQGIL
- the LOC116575711 gene encoding antigen-presenting glycoprotein CD1d-like isoform X1, with the translated sequence MCAGAWVGGDEAGSTGGVPLGLTCLPLFMQGDLGSPPEKMTFEQRSGPWARSGFSEPQWERLQQILRVYRRSFTRDVREFVKMLRLDYPFEMQVSAGCELCPGNTSESFFHTAFQGKEIMSFQGTHWVPARDAPSWAGRATKELNQDQGTRKTLQWLLNDTCPQFLRGLLEAGKSELEKQEHRALQGPSRCTHGSLGWGGRQGRLSCRGQREWTVTGSTSRGGDVGCRVPALTPPTSLSDTVKPEAWLSAGRPPGPGRLLLVCHVSGFHPKPVWVMWMRGEQEQQGTRRGDVLPHADGTWYLRVTLDVAAREAAGLSCRVRHSSLGGQDIVLHWEGSLSSTWLIPVAVLGSLLMSGCVGCLVVWCRKRGSYQGIL
- the LOC116575711 gene encoding antigen-presenting glycoprotein CD1d-like isoform X7, with amino-acid sequence MCAGAWVGGDEAGSTGGVPLGLTCLPLFMQGDLGSPPEKMTFEQRSGPWARSGFSEPQWERLQQILRVYRRSFTRDVREFVKMLRLDYPFEMQVSAGCELCPGNTSESFFHTAFQGKEIMSFQGTHWVPARDAPSWAGRATKELNQDQGTRKTLQWLLNDTCPQFLRGLLEAGKSELEKQEGSLSSTWLIPVAVLGSLLMSGCVGCLVVWCRKRGSYQGIL
- the LOC116575711 gene encoding antigen-presenting glycoprotein CD1d-like isoform X4, producing MCAGAWVGGDEAGSTGGVPLGLTCLPLFMQGDLGSPPEKMTFEQRSGPWARSGFSEPQWERLQQILRVYRRSFTRDVREFVKMLRLDYPFEMQVSAGCELCPGNTSESFFHTAFQGKEIMSFQGTHWVPARDAPSWAGRATKELNQDQGTRKTLQWLLNDTCPQFLRGLLEAGKSELEKQVKPEAWLSAGRPPGPGRLLLVCHVSGFHPKPVWVMWMRGEQEQQGTRRGDVLPHADGTWYLRVTLDVAAREAAGLSCRVRHSSLGGQDIVLHWEGSLSSTWLIPVAVLGSLLMSGCVGCLVVWCRKRGSYQGIL
- the LOC116575711 gene encoding antigen-presenting glycoprotein CD1d-like isoform X3, which produces MGAGRPWARSGFSEPQWERLQQILRVYRRSFTRDVREFVKMLRLDYPFEMQVSAGCELCPGNTSESFFHTAFQGKEIMSFQGTHWVPARDAPSWAGRATKELNQDQGTRKTLQWLLNDTCPQFLRGLLEAGKSELEKQEHRALQGPSRCTHGSLGWGGRQGRLSCRGQREWTVTGSTSRGGDVGCRVPALTPPTSLSDTVKPEAWLSAGRPPGPGRLLLVCHVSGFHPKPVWVMWMRGEQEQQGTRRGDVLPHADGTWYLRVTLDVAAREAAGLSCRVRHSSLGGQDIVLHWEGSLSSTWLIPVAVLGSLLMSGCVGCLVVWCRKRGSYQGIL
- the LOC116575711 gene encoding antigen-presenting glycoprotein CD1d-like isoform X6 produces the protein MLRLDYPFEMQVSAGCELCPGNTSESFFHTAFQGKEIMSFQGTHWVPARDAPSWAGRATKELNQDQGTRKTLQWLLNDTCPQFLRGLLEAGKSELEKQVKPEAWLSAGRPPGPGRLLLVCHVSGFHPKPVWVMWMRGEQEQQGTRRGDVLPHADGTWYLRVTLDVAAREAAGLSCRVRHSSLGGQDIVLHWEGSLSSTWLIPVAVLGSLLMSGCVGCLVVWCRKRGSYQGIL
- the LOC116575711 gene encoding antigen-presenting glycoprotein CD1d-like isoform X2, which translates into the protein MCAGAWVGGDEAGSTGGVPLGLTCLPLFMQGDLGSPPEKMTFEQRSGPWARSGFSEPQWERLQQILRVYRRSFTRDVREFVKMLRLDYPFEMQVSAGCELCPGNTSESFFHTAFQGKEIMSFQGTHWVPARDAPSWAGRATKELNQDQGTRKTLQWLLNDTCPQFLRGLLEAGKSELEKQEHRALQGPSRCTHGSLGWGGRQGRLSCRGQREWTVTGSTSRGGDVGCRVPALTPPTSLSDTVKPEAWLSAGRPPGPGRLLLVCHVSGFHPKPVWVMWMRGEQEQQGTRRGDVLPHADGTWYLRVTLDVAAREAAGLSCRVRHSSLGGQDIVLHWVHRSGSCW